One part of the Perognathus longimembris pacificus isolate PPM17 chromosome 10, ASM2315922v1, whole genome shotgun sequence genome encodes these proteins:
- the LOC125357881 gene encoding zinc finger X-linked protein ZXDB-like, whose amino-acid sequence MVLKRPGRPEEPRVRAVAAGGGGGAGGGGGGGGGGGGKKTRGGKKKKKKKQEGKVATYTVASPAAAAAAALLATAGAGGAFNPEKRRSGRGAHQGSSGGWRGSAAAAAAAAAEDALLAAAAAAAAAELELERARRSPGREAAAAGEPEPPPPLPPSSMVGGEFTAPGAGRGHGGEAAAAAAAALGCNWDAKQAVVVAAAAAAAAAAGRRRRRRRRRRRRRWWWRWRRRRRRLQRSEGTRWKWELMSEKKKNPKCRSV is encoded by the exons ATGGTTCTCAAACGG CCCGGGCGCCCCGAGGAGCCCCGCGTCCGGGCGGTggcggcgggaggaggaggaggagcaggcggtggcggcggcggcggcggcggcggcggcgggaagaagacgagaggagggaaaaaaaaaaaaaaaaaaaaacaagagggaAAAGTTGCCACTTACACGGTTGCTTctccggcggcggcggctgcagcgGCGCTGCTGGCGACGGCGGGAGCTGGCGGCGCTTTTAATCCCGAAAAGAGGCGCTCGGGCCGCGGAGCCCATCAAGGCAGCAGCGGCGGCTGGCGGgggtcggcggcggcggcggcggcggcggcggcggaggacgcgctgctggcggcggcggcggcggcggcggcggcggagctggagctggagcgcGCGCGGCGGAGCCCGGGGCGGGAGGCGGCCGCAGCCGGGGagccggagccgccgccgccgctgccgccgagCAGCATGGTTGGCGGGGAGTTTACAGCCCCCGGAGCGGGCAGGGGCCACGGAGGagaagcggcggcggcggcggcggcggctctagGCTGTAATTGGGATGCAAAGCaggcggtggtggtggcggcggcggcggcggcggcggctgcggccgggaggaggaggaggaggcggcggcggcggcggcggcggcggtggtggtggcggtggcggcggcggcggcggcggctgcagcgGTCGGAGGGGACGCGCTGGAAGTGGGAGCTGatgagtgaaaagaaaaaaaa tCCAAAGTGCAGGTCAGTGTAA